AAGCGGGAAGTGGCTGAAGACAAGCGTGATCGGAAACGTGCTCCCTGGTAGGagaagagagaagagcagCTGGAGCTGGTGACGGTCCTCCTCCTGGTTCTCCCGCGCCTGCCTTCCCGCCCCGTCTGACCCTGGAGGGCTCCATAGCTCTGGGTGGTGGGGCTGGTGTCCAGGAGGTAGCAGTTGGAGGATGCGGTGCAGTCGGAATTGGAGCTCATGTTGATCAGCATGGCCTCGGAGTAGCTGGGGATCACCTGGCGGTTGCAGCGGATGTGCCACTCCAACTCGGTGCTGTCCAGCGTATCAACTCTGGGAATGACGCAACTGACATTCCGATCTTCATCCAGAGGTGAGTCGCTGCTGCACGTGTAGTCTACCCCGAACAGTTTCTCAATGCGGTAATGCACGTATGCCGTGCGATACTCTATCAGCACCCTCAGGGGCCAGGAGAGCATGAAGAAAGCAGCCAACCAGAAGGCCACCTGGGAACTGTACCAGGGCATTTTATCCGGGTGCACGTAGGCGATCAAGTTATCCCTGAAGTCCACATTCTTCAGCTGCATCCCCTCCCTGGCCTCCATGTAATCATCCAAACCTTCCACTTCCGAGAAGAACCTGGCCCGCTGGTTGAGGTAATCGTTTTCCGGGCCGACCTCGGTGAAGCTGAAACATTTCGTGAACTGCAGGCGAGTCGCCGGATGTTCATCCAACCCTCCGAGGTCACGCGACACGTCTTTCATCCCGCAGCGGCCGTAGTCGAATTCGCTCTCAGCCACGTGCGTATTGACCCTCTCGTTGTACACTTGCGTGGTGGTGTAGGCGTCTCCGTTACGGTAACGGGTGACTTGGCGTGTCCGGCGTACGAAATGATAGCTGACGGCCTTCCACCATATGCACGGCTGAGCTTGCCGCATACGCGCCACCCGTTCGTACACGCTGTCCACGTCGGCTTTACACTGCCGCTCGCTGCGGGCTCGGCAATGCCAACACTCCACAATGTACAACACGTAGAGCATGAAGAGGAAGGCCAAGGGGATGTAGACGTAGCCGTCCGAGCAAGGGCTATCGTGGTAGATCATGGAGAGACCTCCAGGATGGGATCCCCTCTGTAGGGACGTGGCGAAGGAAGCCGTGAAAGTGGAAGCCAGGGCTGAATTGAAGCTGATCTTGGTGACGCGGCTGACTTGACACCAGCTGACCGCACCCAGGCAGCTGTACATGAGCAAGGAGAGCAGCAGGCAGCGCCAATGAGTTTGCCGGCACACGCAGGCACCCAAAGACTGCTTGACTGGACGCTGCTGTGGAGAGAAGTTCAGAAGCACGGTGAGAAATGGGGTCACTTAAGGCAATGAGCCTCCTAAAACATGCCAGTGATATCAGGAGTTGTAGCCGCGATGCTAATGAATGAGCACGCGCTGTAAATTGTGAAGCTTTGCCATAGCTAAGCAGAAAGTAAATCAAATGGAAGAAAGCTTAAGGGGGATTCAATTAAAGCGTGTCGTGTGAGGACTTCAATGCAGCTGAAGGACAAAATAGCTTATTAAGATGTTGTCATCTCAATTTATATAATGGCAGTACACGGACTTAcaatttcatgttttaattcCAGTGAATCAGGGAAAACACTGAGTCATTATTTACTCCAGGGCAGACGAGCAAGAGAAATTGCACACATTTGCAATACTAACTAGAAGTCAAATCTTTGCAATCAGCAAGGACAATTGCCTGAAGCCAAGACACTAATATATTTAATGTATTCCAATCAATTCCATTGAGCTGGATCGTTTGGAGGTCCACAAATTAGAAAAGACAATGTTCCCATCGTGTTAGTCACTCGGTAGTTCTCTTCGGGAGATTCCCGTTTTGTCATCTTGCATTTAATGGAGTGAAAGGATTCTTTGCTGACATAAAGTCATCCATTACTGCACTGGCTTAGGCGAAGAGTCATTGTGCTGCTTCAGCCGCACTTGATTTATGGCGGAGAAAAAGACAAGGATTCAGTTGTCATGATGAACCACACGGAGGACAGACTTATTGGCAGCAGTAACAATCGTCAGTAGCACTCAATGATTTGAAGTTTGCTGCTTATTCCTCATTACTACATCCATGAATGAATTTTTATACAAGTACAGAGTGacataattatattataattcAAAAACACCCTCCATCCAAATGGAAGAAGCACACTGAGGTatgttaaattaattcatcTTGAAAATAATTCTGCGTTTAGATGATATTAGCTTGTTTGATGGCCTGGTTAACGTGTGCTAGCGAACATTGCTAATTCCTAAATacagaatatttaaaaaaaaaaaatgaaatcataatatttacttttatcGGAATGCTGCTCTTAGAgaggtttaaaaataaatgtgaagtACTTTACTATCTTTTCACGGCTGACTGCTAATAATAATTGGAATTTGAATACGATTTACCGTGTGGATTCAGTGGGGAATTTGCCTTGGGAATAGTTCAGGGATTGATAAATAAAAGGTTAAATGATTAAATACTAAGAGGCAATCATCATAGAGAATAATGCAAACAGAATGAAATCTAATGGGAAATAAACTTTCAGTCTGTTGTATTGTGCAAAAATAGTTTTGGGTTAATAATTGAAACATATTCTACACCGTTGTCTTCAACTCACTTCAGGACACAATGAATTATACTGGAAACggaattaattattaattattgcCTTAAATTATACATGACCGACAATGCTGAGGATGATGACATGAAGATTTAATTTTGCAGTAACTCCCAAGATGCCGTCATTTGAGGATTTATGATCATACTTGCCTTTTAGATAATAAACACctcattttaaatattcagCTTTTGCAGATGTAGCAATTTTCTGTTTTGATGTGCTAATTGGACTACAGCTAAACTGTAATTTCTTCATATTATGGTTAAATCAGATCACCAAAATATTGGAAACAGCTCGACGGAATGGGACGCAGTGCAAACCACCACAACACAGCAATAAGTAGTTTCAATCAACACTGAACTGATTATCATTGCAAAATTGATCATCTTTTAGGCTTAATTGGATCTCATGAGATGATCCTGGTGGTGAACCTATGAGTGCATACCACTTACCTCACCCACATCACTCTCAactggagagtccgcctcctGCGCCTCTTCCTCGGCATGATTAAGAGCGCTGGCCTCGGTATCTTCTGTTGAGTCCAGATCGGAGGAGAGCATCCTGCACTTCTTGCATGTCAGGCGGCAAGTGCACGATCAATCCGTTTTGTCGGTATGTGCAGTGGCATCCGCGTCTGCTCGCGTCTT
Above is a genomic segment from Syngnathus acus chromosome 22, fSynAcu1.2, whole genome shotgun sequence containing:
- the LOC119116359 gene encoding transmembrane protein 151B, encoding MVNLCCLCCGEIPQPRPPRSGPPRDPRLTVQLQPTGTTTTTKRSCTCRLTCKKCRMLSSDLDSTEDTEASALNHAEEEAQEADSPVESDVGEQRPVKQSLGACVCRQTHWRCLLLSLLMYSCLGAVSWCQVSRVTKISFNSALASTFTASFATSLQRGSHPGGLSMIYHDSPCSDGYVYIPLAFLFMLYVLYIVECWHCRARSERQCKADVDSVYERVARMRQAQPCIWWKAVSYHFVRRTRQVTRYRNGDAYTTTQVYNERVNTHVAESEFDYGRCGMKDVSRDLGGLDEHPATRLQFTKCFSFTEVGPENDYLNQRARFFSEVEGLDDYMEAREGMQLKNVDFRDNLIAYVHPDKMPWYSSQVAFWLAAFFMLSWPLRVLIEYRTAYVHYRIEKLFGVDYTCSSDSPLDEDRNVSCVIPRVDTLDSTELEWHIRCNRQVIPSYSEAMLINMSSNSDCTASSNCYLLDTSPTTQSYGALQGQTGREGRRGRTRRRTVTSSSCSSLFSYQGARFRSRLSSATSRFSLCRMYGSRRTVALWRSRSSNMTDPCCMDEQSRSDSSQLALSDSPPNYSDARFFPVLIVHGPDGCGSDDGRGGPQHCYIRRDSSCVETSL